One segment of Candidatus Paceibacterota bacterium DNA contains the following:
- the miaA gene encoding tRNA (adenosine(37)-N6)-dimethylallyltransferase MiaA → MLGSKIEKRKVIVIIGPTATGKSGLAVELAKKFNGEIISADSRQVYKGLNIGTGKITKREMQGVPHYLLDVANPKRRFTVAEYKKLAEKILPYMVVRNKLPIIVGGTGFYIEALVDDLNLPEVPPNLGLREKLEKKSTEELFKILQKLDPKRAKNIDYKNPRRLIRAIEIAKHLGKIPPYTLNPSGYTPLFIGLDLPDKKLKQKIKKRLEERIKKGMISEAKKLHKNGLSYKRMEELGLEYRFLAKYLKGEISKEEMKKLLETAIWQYAKRQRTWFKRDKRIKWIKPNGQNKIEKEIERFLKI, encoded by the coding sequence ATGCTCGGTAGTAAAATAGAAAAAAGAAAGGTTATTGTAATAATAGGCCCAACCGCAACGGGAAAAAGTGGGCTTGCTGTTGAGTTAGCAAAAAAATTTAATGGAGAAATTATTTCTGCTGACTCGAGGCAGGTTTATAAGGGGCTCAACATCGGTACAGGAAAAATAACAAAAAGAGAAATGCAGGGTGTGCCCCACTATCTACTTGATGTCGCTAATCCGAAAAGAAGATTCACTGTCGCGGAATACAAAAAACTAGCAGAAAAAATACTACCATATATGGTAGTGCGAAATAAACTGCCGATAATTGTTGGTGGCACAGGATTTTATATTGAAGCTCTAGTTGACGATTTAAATTTGCCGGAAGTTCCTCCGAATTTAGGATTGCGAGAGAAATTAGAGAAAAAATCTACTGAAGAGCTTTTTAAAATTCTCCAAAAACTGGATCCAAAACGTGCAAAAAATATTGATTACAAAAACCCCCGCCGCCTCATCCGTGCTATTGAAATCGCCAAACATCTCGGAAAAATTCCCCCCTATACCCTAAACCCTAGTGGCTATACCCCACTTTTTATCGGTCTAGATTTACCTGATAAAAAACTCAAGCAAAAAATAAAAAAACGTCTGGAAGAGAGAATAAAAAAAGGGATGATTTCAGAAGCCAAAAAACTTCATAAAAACGGCTTGAGTTACAAAAGAATGGAAGAACTGGGATTAGAATATCGCTTCTTGGCTAAATATTTGAAAGGAGAAATAAGTAAAGAAGAAATGAAAAAACTTCTGGAAACCGCCATCTGGCAATACGCCAAACGCCAACGCACTTGGTTTAAGAGAGATAAGAGAATTAAATGGATAAAGCCGAACGGACAAAATAAAATCGAGAAAGAAATAGAAAGATTCCTAAAAATCTGA
- a CDS encoding class I SAM-dependent methyltransferase, producing the protein MMSFEGPKFNTEPNKSEQEPLSGDFLKQQIRLPEAEWDERFRKLVTRKIKEKKDRESKEPEESPEVLREESYRRYLKVLNLDEELLRGKKILDFGSGEGEFVKYLIDKEITQEAYGIDEDLDQNTVEEEFQNHFFQGDFRDDLPVKDADYIVSVGAMNAVWTDEDVRDVKRMVDKTLASLKKNGEIRIAGIAEPAKANPIELEGLDTTLKRWRELLKDISESQGIECRLEPQDIELMGEDNHIALQYVLVIKRKEN; encoded by the coding sequence ATGATGAGTTTTGAAGGACCAAAATTTAACACCGAGCCCAATAAATCTGAACAAGAACCCTTAAGCGGTGATTTTTTGAAGCAGCAAATTCGTCTTCCGGAAGCAGAATGGGATGAAAGGTTTAGAAAATTAGTTACAAGAAAGATAAAAGAGAAGAAGGATAGAGAATCTAAAGAACCAGAAGAATCTCCGGAAGTTCTTCGTGAAGAATCATACAGACGTTATTTAAAGGTATTAAATTTGGATGAAGAATTATTAAGGGGAAAAAAGATATTAGATTTTGGATCTGGTGAAGGTGAGTTTGTAAAATATCTTATAGATAAAGAAATTACTCAAGAAGCATACGGGATTGATGAGGACCTGGATCAAAATACAGTTGAAGAAGAATTTCAAAATCATTTCTTTCAGGGTGACTTCAGAGACGATCTTCCAGTAAAAGATGCAGACTACATTGTTTCTGTAGGCGCTATGAACGCGGTTTGGACAGATGAAGATGTCAGAGATGTAAAACGTATGGTTGACAAAACCCTTGCCTCTCTTAAAAAGAATGGGGAAATAAGAATAGCTGGTATAGCGGAACCCGCTAAGGCAAACCCTATCGAACTTGAGGGTCTCGATACTACCTTAAAGAGATGGCGCGAATTACTTAAAGATATATCTGAAAGTCAAGGAATAGAATGCAGACTTGAACCACAAGATATCGAGCTTATGGGTGAAGACAATCATATTGCATTGCAATATGTGTTGGTTATAAAAAGAAAGGAAAATTAA
- a CDS encoding NADAR family protein: protein MYPKSNKDLNKETDNAVYFFTPAFHPLDNFSAHVINIWDKEFSTAEHAFQWKKFSETDAEIADKILEAKSPHLVKEISDANKSNQPSDWHDRKVSVMEEILKAKAEQHKDVREILKKTGNKEIIENSPVDNFWGIGPEGDGENMVGKIWMKIRDDFK, encoded by the coding sequence ATGTATCCAAAATCTAATAAAGATTTAAATAAAGAGACAGATAATGCTGTTTACTTTTTTACTCCGGCATTTCATCCGCTGGATAATTTTTCAGCACACGTAATAAATATTTGGGATAAAGAATTTTCGACCGCCGAGCATGCTTTTCAATGGAAAAAATTTTCTGAAACCGATGCTGAAATTGCCGATAAAATCTTAGAAGCAAAAAGTCCGCATCTTGTAAAAGAGATCTCTGATGCAAATAAATCAAACCAACCAAGTGACTGGCACGACAGAAAAGTTTCTGTTATGGAAGAAATATTAAAAGCCAAAGCCGAACAGCACAAAGATGTACGAGAAATATTGAAGAAAACAGGTAACAAGGAAATTATAGAAAATTCACCAGTTGATAACTTCTGGGGTATTGGTCCAGAAGGGGATGGAGAGAATATGGTTGGGAAAATTTGGATGAAAATTCGGGATGATTTTAAATAA
- a CDS encoding DUF4202 family protein — MDLFSKTIEYVDKSFQWKQKPHFERTVFWLERFLPEANEAHKIAAYSHDIERSFRDEKTKNNLKNYLDKEFLRVHQEKGAEIMAKFLKSQKSSEDVIKTVRHLISKHEVGGDEEQNALMDADSVSFFETNAELFVNEKAAIEGYEEVKEKLDWMFNRISSKKRKEIARENYEKWSKILEGYRK, encoded by the coding sequence ATGGATCTTTTTTCAAAAACAATTGAGTATGTGGACAAATCATTTCAGTGGAAGCAGAAACCTCATTTTGAGAGAACAGTATTTTGGCTTGAAAGATTTTTGCCGGAAGCAAACGAAGCTCATAAAATTGCTGCTTATAGTCATGATATTGAACGATCTTTTCGAGATGAAAAAACTAAAAATAATTTAAAAAATTATCTTGATAAGGAATTTTTAAGAGTCCACCAAGAGAAAGGCGCTGAGATTATGGCTAAGTTTTTGAAATCTCAAAAATCCTCTGAAGATGTTATCAAAACTGTTAGGCATTTAATAAGTAAGCATGAAGTTGGTGGCGATGAAGAACAGAATGCTCTTATGGATGCAGATTCGGTGAGCTTTTTTGAAACTAATGCTGAATTGTTTGTAAATGAAAAAGCCGCGATAGAAGGATATGAAGAGGTAAAAGAAAAATTAGACTGGATGTTTAATCGTATTAGTTCAAAAAAGCGAAAAGAAATTGCTAGAGAAAATTACGAAAAATGGTCCAAGATCCTTGAGGGTTATAGGAAATAA
- a CDS encoding helix-turn-helix domain-containing protein, giving the protein MKLKERHKAVQLRGKGFSLKEISDNLNVSKSSVSLWVRDVELSDEAKELLRKKYTRGQIASQEVLRAKKRARLDESKQKALDILKVVDLDKESKKVICAVIYWCEGVKNDSYFGFINSDPNLISTFLKLLRASFVLNEKKFRVCIHLHNYHSEKTQKAFWSRITKIPQGQFMKSYKKNNGGKRVRKNYQGCANIRYYDARLAQDLLAIAREYMKGSIG; this is encoded by the coding sequence ATGAAATTAAAAGAAAGGCACAAAGCGGTGCAGTTGAGGGGAAAAGGATTTTCACTTAAAGAAATTTCGGATAACTTAAATGTTTCGAAAAGCTCTGTATCTTTATGGGTAAGGGACGTAGAATTATCTGATGAAGCGAAAGAGTTGTTAAGAAAAAAATATACAAGAGGACAAATTGCCTCCCAAGAAGTTCTTAGAGCAAAGAAAAGAGCGCGCCTGGATGAATCAAAACAAAAAGCTCTAGATATTTTAAAAGTAGTAGATCTAGACAAAGAATCAAAAAAGGTTATATGCGCTGTTATTTATTGGTGTGAAGGGGTAAAAAATGATTCATATTTTGGTTTTATCAATTCAGACCCTAATTTGATTTCTACTTTTCTAAAACTTTTAAGAGCTTCTTTCGTTTTAAACGAGAAAAAATTCAGAGTTTGTATTCATCTACATAATTATCATAGTGAAAAAACACAGAAAGCTTTCTGGTCAAGAATAACAAAGATTCCTCAAGGTCAGTTTATGAAATCCTATAAGAAAAATAATGGAGGAAAGAGGGTAAGGAAAAATTATCAAGGTTGTGCTAATATTCGATATTATGATGCTCGTCTGGCTCAAGATTTATTGGCTATAGCCAGAGAGTATATGAAAGGGTCCATCGGTTAA
- the rpmG gene encoding 50S ribosomal protein L33 — protein MSQDRLIKLACSKCKNINYRSSKNKKLVERKIELKKYCNTCRKRQVHKETKK, from the coding sequence ATGAGTCAAGACAGATTAATAAAACTTGCTTGCAGTAAGTGCAAAAATATTAACTACCGGTCCTCCAAGAATAAGAAATTGGTGGAGCGGAAGATTGAACTTAAAAAATATTGCAATACCTGCAGAAAAAGGCAGGTGCATAAAGAAACCAAGAAATAG